A genome region from Pseudanabaena sp. Chao 1811 includes the following:
- the galT gene encoding galactose-1-phosphate uridylyltransferase, with protein sequence MSHLRQNVITKDWVIFATERAKRPHEFARSLDEIPPDLPTYKHNCPFCRGNENTAEPEYLRIEDEHGWRIRIIPNKYPALSPIGDRIRHSEGIHRAITGVGYHEVLIEHPDHNATIALMQLDDVINIFKAYRQRYKEIRQDNRIESIIIFKNHGESAGTSLEHPHSQITATPVVPSQIRYRLIEATNYFDDIGECLFCHTLRDELAAKERIVFETEHFVTFMPYAALSPFHMWIFPRRHSSCFSETNDVELADLAYNLKTVLAKLYYGLNNPAYNYTIRSMPTDEKQSDYFHWYLAIVPRVSKAAGFELGSGMYINTAMPEDSAKFLREVQIP encoded by the coding sequence ATGTCACATCTGCGCCAAAACGTGATTACTAAAGACTGGGTGATTTTTGCTACGGAGAGAGCTAAGCGCCCCCATGAGTTTGCGCGATCGCTAGATGAAATCCCCCCCGACTTACCCACCTACAAGCATAATTGTCCCTTTTGTCGGGGGAATGAAAATACGGCGGAACCTGAATATTTGCGTATAGAAGACGAGCATGGCTGGCGAATCAGGATTATTCCGAATAAATATCCTGCCTTGTCGCCAATAGGCGATCGCATCCGCCATAGCGAGGGAATTCATCGTGCTATTACAGGTGTAGGCTACCACGAAGTTTTGATCGAGCATCCCGATCATAATGCGACGATCGCGCTCATGCAGCTTGATGATGTGATTAATATTTTCAAAGCCTATCGCCAGCGCTATAAAGAGATTCGACAAGACAATCGCATTGAAAGCATCATTATCTTTAAAAATCATGGCGAAAGTGCTGGTACTTCCCTCGAACATCCCCATTCGCAAATCACCGCTACCCCTGTAGTTCCTTCACAAATTCGTTATCGCCTAATCGAAGCAACTAACTATTTTGATGATATCGGTGAATGTTTATTTTGCCATACTCTTAGAGATGAGCTAGCTGCTAAGGAGCGGATTGTTTTTGAAACAGAACATTTTGTCACTTTCATGCCCTATGCAGCTCTATCTCCTTTCCATATGTGGATATTTCCTCGCCGCCATAGTTCTTGCTTTAGCGAAACGAACGATGTTGAGCTTGCCGATCTTGCCTATAATCTCAAAACAGTTCTCGCTAAACTTTATTATGGGCTCAATAATCCTGCCTACAATTACACAATTCGCTCAATGCCAACGGACGAGAAACAGTCTGATTACTTCCATTGGTATTTAGCGATCGTGCCACGGGTTTCTAAGGCGGCGGGCTTTGAACTAGGCAGTGGCATGTATATTAATACAGCCATGCCTGAGGATAGCGCCAAGTTCCTACGAGAAGTACAAATTCCTTAG
- a CDS encoding diguanylate cyclase domain-containing protein encodes MFSMVDDELIIADELEFADEVDQTLSESLESWKVLIVDDEVEIHNITRLALEDFSFDNKSLKFLSAYSGTDARQIMKKHPDIAVTLLDVIMESDDAGLITAKYIRETLQNRAIRIILRTGQPGQAPERQVIVDYDIDDYKTKTEFTSQKLFTAIITALRSYKAYTELESLNSDLERRVEDRTIKLQDEINKRREIENILSGILNSSLDGIVALKSIREPTTAHIESFRCLMINPIIVRAFNANQEELIGKLVSRKFLNNIEPDLFDRFVQVVETGQPLEQDFYYPWGDSYWYQFASVKLDDGLAVTVRDITARKKIELALQESNQKLESLVNIDGLTKVANRRCFDIRLQEEWNRLARKQQLLSLIIFDLDFFKFYNDYYGHLAGDDCLERVAQSISKAIDRAGDLVARYGGEEFVVLLPSTDLDGAISVAQRMQQIVQDLAIPHQQSSVSSIVTISLGIASMMPTIEGQANRLIEQADQALYKAKQQGRDRYCT; translated from the coding sequence ATGTTCTCAATGGTTGATGATGAGTTAATAATTGCAGATGAATTGGAATTTGCTGATGAAGTTGATCAAACATTGTCTGAAAGTCTAGAGTCTTGGAAAGTTCTAATCGTTGATGACGAAGTAGAAATTCATAACATCACTAGACTTGCATTAGAAGATTTTAGTTTTGACAACAAGAGTCTTAAGTTTCTTAGTGCTTATTCTGGAACGGATGCACGCCAGATCATGAAAAAACATCCTGACATTGCAGTTACATTGCTCGATGTCATTATGGAATCTGACGATGCGGGATTAATTACTGCTAAGTATATCCGCGAAACCCTTCAGAATCGAGCAATTCGGATTATTTTACGGACGGGGCAACCGGGACAAGCACCCGAAAGACAGGTGATTGTCGATTATGATATTGATGATTACAAAACTAAAACAGAATTTACCTCCCAAAAGCTGTTTACAGCGATTATTACGGCTTTACGATCATATAAAGCCTACACTGAATTAGAATCACTGAATTCCGATTTAGAAAGGCGTGTAGAAGATCGAACTATCAAATTACAGGATGAGATCAATAAACGGAGGGAAATAGAAAATATCCTTAGCGGGATTTTAAATAGTTCTCTTGATGGCATTGTGGCTCTAAAGTCAATACGTGAACCTACGACTGCTCACATTGAAAGTTTCCGTTGCTTAATGATTAATCCCATTATTGTCAGAGCCTTTAATGCCAATCAAGAAGAACTAATTGGGAAATTAGTATCGAGAAAGTTCCTTAATAATATTGAGCCAGATTTGTTCGATCGCTTTGTTCAAGTTGTGGAAACAGGACAACCTTTAGAACAAGATTTTTATTATCCTTGGGGGGATTCTTACTGGTATCAATTTGCATCCGTCAAGTTAGATGACGGGCTAGCAGTTACCGTGCGCGATATTACTGCACGGAAGAAAATAGAACTTGCGCTGCAAGAATCGAATCAAAAACTCGAATCCTTAGTAAATATTGATGGATTAACTAAGGTCGCAAACCGTCGATGCTTTGATATTCGACTCCAAGAAGAATGGAATCGACTAGCCCGAAAACAACAATTGCTTTCGTTAATTATCTTTGATCTTGATTTCTTTAAGTTCTATAACGACTACTATGGGCATCTCGCGGGGGATGATTGCCTAGAGAGGGTCGCCCAGTCTATCTCCAAAGCAATTGATCGGGCTGGTGATCTGGTGGCTCGCTATGGTGGTGAGGAATTTGTGGTACTGCTTCCTAGTACGGATTTAGATGGAGCTATCTCCGTAGCCCAAAGAATGCAGCAGATTGTTCAGGATTTAGCAATTCCCCATCAGCAGTCTAGTGTGAGTTCAATTGTCACAATTAGCCTCGGAATTGCCTCAATGATGCCTACGATAGAAGGTCAAGCAAATAGATTAATTGAGCAAGCAGATCAGGCCTTGTACAAAGCAAAACAACAGGGACGCGATCGCTACTGTACCTAG
- a CDS encoding ATP-binding response regulator: MADNELPIVDELEFADEMDQVSSPSLGTWKVLIVDDEVEVHTITRLALEDFSFHNKSLKFLSAYSGIEARQIMLEHPDIAIALLDVIMESDDAGLITVKYIRETLQNRAIRIILRTGQPGRVPEQKVVVEYDIDDYKTKTELTSQKLFTTIVTSLRAHTLLVSLNANLEHANAALIQSTKLKDEFLSTMNHELRTPLNAILGMTECLLGEFFGTINSNQEEALEIIKSSSKDLLKLINDMMDASKIMAGMLNLDITTVAIADLCSSSLKFVKHKALEKQIQLKMSLVAHLTTIAVDEQRLRQVLVHLLDNAIKFTPAGGKVSLDVKIENEQDSDPWIQFLVTDTGIGIAPHHQAQIFQPFTQIDGGLTRKYEGTGLGLALVQQLIELHGGYVSFSSEIGQGSCFAVHLPLHKGYTGK; encoded by the coding sequence ATGGCCGATAATGAGCTACCAATCGTGGATGAATTAGAATTTGCTGATGAAATGGATCAAGTTTCGTCACCAAGTCTAGGGACTTGGAAGGTTCTAATTGTTGATGACGAAGTAGAAGTTCATACGATCACCAGACTGGCTTTAGAAGATTTCAGCTTCCATAACAAGAGTCTCAAGTTCCTCAGTGCTTACTCTGGGATAGAAGCTCGCCAGATTATGTTAGAGCATCCTGACATTGCGATTGCTCTGCTCGATGTGATTATGGAATCCGATGATGCAGGTTTAATTACCGTCAAGTATATCCGTGAAACCCTTCAAAATCGAGCAATCAGAATTATTTTGCGAACAGGTCAACCGGGACGAGTACCCGAACAAAAAGTAGTCGTCGAGTATGACATCGATGATTACAAGACAAAAACAGAACTGACCTCCCAAAAGCTATTTACAACAATTGTCACATCTTTGCGAGCACATACCCTACTAGTATCATTGAATGCCAATTTAGAACATGCTAATGCAGCACTCATTCAATCTACTAAACTAAAAGATGAATTTCTCTCCACAATGAATCATGAGTTGCGCACCCCCCTCAACGCGATCTTAGGAATGACAGAATGTTTACTTGGAGAGTTTTTTGGCACAATCAATTCTAACCAAGAGGAAGCGCTCGAAATCATTAAAAGTAGCAGTAAGGATTTACTGAAATTGATTAACGACATGATGGATGCCTCCAAAATCATGGCAGGCATGCTCAATCTAGATATCACAACCGTAGCGATCGCTGATTTGTGCAGCTCTAGCCTCAAGTTCGTTAAACACAAGGCTCTGGAAAAACAAATTCAACTTAAGATGAGCCTAGTGGCTCATTTAACAACGATCGCTGTGGATGAGCAACGATTAAGACAGGTATTAGTCCATTTGTTAGATAACGCCATTAAATTTACACCAGCGGGAGGCAAGGTCAGTCTAGATGTGAAAATAGAAAATGAGCAGGATTCTGATCCTTGGATTCAGTTTTTAGTTACTGATACAGGTATTGGGATTGCTCCTCACCATCAAGCCCAGATATTTCAGCCATTTACTCAGATTGATGGAGGGCTCACACGCAAATATGAAGGTACAGGGTTAGGGCTAGCACTAGTGCAGCAACTTATAGAACTCCACGGCGGCTATGTCAGTTTCAGCAGCGAGATTGGTCAAGGTAGTTGCTTTGCAGTCCATTTACCACTTCATAAGGGATATACAGGAAAATAA
- a CDS encoding hybrid sensor histidine kinase/response regulator, with protein MINDLIEFADEEEIDQTSSQDLGSWKVLIVDDEVEIHNITRLALEDFSFDNKKLQFLSAYSGKEARQIMDENPDIAVTLLDVIMESDDAGLITAKYIRETLQNRAIRIILRTGQPGQVPERQAMVDYDIDDYKTKTEFTSQKLFTTIITALRSYKAYTTLEALNINLERTNAELLRTTKLKDEFLANMSHELRTPLNAILGMTECLHEELFGTINSSQEDALETIRNSGEHLLELIADMLDVSKIMAGMLKLDITTVAIANLCSSCLEFIQLKALKKQIQLSMSLSPDLEVIEVDERRWRQILINLLDNAIKFTPSGGKVRLDVSLKTEQNSRSWIYFSVTDTGIGIAPSDHDKIFQPFIQIDGGLSRKYEGSGLGLALVHQLVELHGGYVDCTSQLGEGSCFTVRLPLKGQKKSLYII; from the coding sequence ATGATTAATGACTTGATAGAATTTGCAGATGAAGAAGAAATTGATCAAACATCGTCACAGGATCTAGGGTCTTGGAAAGTACTGATCGTTGATGATGAAGTAGAAATTCATAACATCACGCGCCTCGCCTTAGAAGATTTCAGCTTTGATAACAAGAAGCTCCAGTTCCTCAGTGCCTATTCTGGTAAAGAAGCACGTCAGATCATGGATGAAAATCCTGACATTGCTGTCACTTTACTGGATGTGATTATGGAATCTGATGATGCAGGATTGATCACCGCTAAATATATCCGTGAAACCCTTCAAAATCGGGCAATTCGGATTATTCTCCGCACAGGTCAACCGGGGCAAGTACCTGAACGCCAAGCAATGGTCGATTATGATATCGATGATTACAAAACCAAAACAGAATTTACTTCCCAAAAGCTATTTACAACGATCATTACGGCTTTGCGATCGTACAAGGCTTATACCACCTTAGAAGCTCTCAACATCAATTTAGAACGTACTAATGCCGAACTCTTACGCACTACTAAACTCAAAGATGAGTTTCTTGCCAATATGAGCCATGAGTTACGGACACCACTCAACGCCATTCTAGGGATGACCGAGTGCTTACATGAAGAATTATTCGGCACAATTAATTCGAGCCAAGAGGATGCTCTCGAGACTATTAGAAACAGTGGTGAGCATTTACTGGAACTGATTGCTGACATGCTTGATGTCTCCAAAATTATGGCAGGTATGCTCAAGCTAGATATCACAACTGTAGCGATCGCTAATTTATGTAGCTCCTGTCTAGAATTTATTCAACTCAAAGCCCTCAAAAAGCAAATTCAACTTTCTATGAGTCTATCTCCAGATTTAGAAGTTATTGAAGTTGATGAGCGGCGATGGAGACAGATATTAATCAACTTGCTCGATAATGCCATCAAATTTACCCCCTCTGGCGGTAAGGTAAGGCTGGATGTCAGCTTAAAAACTGAGCAGAATTCGCGCAGTTGGATTTATTTCTCAGTTACCGATACAGGTATTGGTATTGCCCCTAGCGATCACGACAAAATATTTCAGCCATTTATCCAGATTGATGGTGGTCTCTCCCGCAAATATGAAGGCTCAGGATTAGGATTAGCGTTAGTCCATCAACTCGTAGAACTCCACGGGGGCTATGTCGATTGCACCAGCCAGCTTGGTGAGGGAAGTTGTTTTACAGTCCGTTTACCTCTGAAGGGGCAGAAAAAATCCCTCTATATCATTTAA
- a CDS encoding trifunctional serine/threonine-protein kinase/ATP-binding protein/sensor histidine kinase, which translates to MFEIPDYKINSLIYESELSLVYRGYRTNDYQPIILKILKLEYPTPEAIARYKLEYEICSRLSQIEGVVKAYSFIKYQRFRCIAFEDFGGESIRILKKSRSFNLIEILAIAAQVADILSEIHGANVIHKDINPSNIVFNPRTSQVKIIDFGISNILSRENPTIRNPHTLEGTLSYMSPEQTGRMNRTLDNRSDLYSLGVTLYELLTDQLPFTANDPVELVHCHIAKIPIAPCSINPEIPQVVSDIVMKLLAKTAEDRYQSAQGLKADLNLCKKLLETKGEITNFVLGTEDISDKFQVSQKLYGRELEIWLLLAVFECLRFGKAEVIMVTGFSGIGKSALVHEIYKPITKQRGYFISGKFDQFQRNIPYSAVVNAFRDLVTQLLTETESQLQTWRDQLLNALGKNAQIIIDVIPEVEKIVGKQSPVLELPPTEAQNRFNLVFQNFVHVFTKPNHPLVIFLDDLQWADAASLKLLELLVTSTDSQFLYIIGAYRNNEVDAIHPLRLTLNEIAATGTAINDIVLLPLEQSDVDELVADTLKCDRETIKPLSEIVFQKTDGNPFFINEFLKSLYEGGLIYFDLKKRVWQWNLDQIQSADFTDNVVDLMLDKIQKLTPDTQKMIQIAACIGNHFDSQTLAIATERPHRLVLQDLLPVLTEGLILPLTNNYKFAIVDTENEFSEDFFIDYKFLHDRVQQAAYVMIPESEKQVTHLKIGRQLFKKVCHHKEENGKNLAIEEEAFRIANHLNMGMGLIRDPEERLALAELNLIAGKKAKDSNAYADAQNYLAIGIGLLPDTAWEIHYPLTLKLYEAAAESAYLNTDFDECHRLVDRIMHHANHILDTIKSYKVKINAYTAQRKFHEVPTTVNSILIRLGEPIPPFPSELQVGIELLRTELRTRLRGIKDWTALPAMTDPYKIAAVYIMTTIATSAINLNPLLVGIVILRIVNLILQYGVSPDSLIIGAAYGLIRWVAFQDIERSYRIGLVSLQLIEQNHVRAGSSLSISAFEACLRHWKEHLRDSVPNLRQAIQIGIEFGEYEAISFSVSAYCMHRFFVGDPLGVVIQDFQNYDGLLLNKIKQPQIVDQHRAWHQLALNFVGLGENMPFLVGTAIDEFEMLPTFLAEKNGIPSYYTCTAKGMSHYFFYDYKEAIPAFEQAIPFARSIVSAYGFALHNFYQSLACLGLCRSLPKSSHQIYLKQVAKNQNKMRRWAKHCPMNFQHKYELVEAERYALLGKQIEAMAYYDRAIKGARKNEYIQEEALANERAGKFHLQYGRDKIAQTYFIDASSCYQSWGAIAKVQHLQVNYLQFFSHRFAAHKDAQLFDNRYSSLSTTTMMANRSMEIDLASVVKTFQILSDEIDLKKLLAKLMKILIENAGAQVGYLILEREEGLKIEAIGNAGSDEIEVLGSRSMENAVPVSIVNFVARTLESVVLGNATQEGKFTNDDYIQLHQPKSLLCMPLINQGELAGILYLENDLVTEAFTIDRLKVLTLLSSQAAIAINNARLYSNLKLFNENLEQLVSDRTQELSQALTNLKAAQTELVESEKMAALGGLVAGIAHEINTPIGIGVTAASLIADKTQSLTNAIKNGSLKRSDLEKFMDSLQQSSMIVMSNLNRAAELIQSFKQVAVDQSSEERRSFNLKAYLEEVLLNLQPKLKRTKINVQIDCADNIILDSFPGLISQITTNLVMNSLIHAYDPNDNGTILFVISEQNQRLIFEFSDDGKGISSDNIGKIFDPFYTTKRGQGGSGLGLHIVYNLVTQKLQGSITCESQVGVGTKFIIQIPL; encoded by the coding sequence ATGTTTGAGATTCCTGACTACAAAATTAATTCGTTAATTTATGAAAGCGAATTATCGCTAGTGTATAGAGGATATCGAACTAACGATTATCAACCGATCATTCTGAAAATCCTTAAATTAGAGTACCCAACCCCTGAGGCGATCGCGAGGTACAAATTAGAATATGAAATCTGTAGTCGGCTCAGTCAGATTGAGGGAGTAGTCAAAGCCTACAGCTTTATCAAATATCAACGGTTTCGCTGTATTGCCTTTGAAGATTTTGGTGGAGAATCAATTCGCATCTTAAAGAAATCGCGCAGCTTTAATCTGATTGAAATTTTAGCGATCGCTGCCCAAGTTGCCGATATTCTTAGCGAAATTCATGGGGCAAATGTCATTCATAAAGACATCAATCCCTCTAATATCGTGTTTAATCCAAGGACATCTCAAGTCAAAATTATTGACTTTGGCATCTCAAACATTTTGTCGCGAGAAAATCCCACCATCCGTAATCCGCATACGCTTGAAGGGACGCTTAGCTATATGTCCCCTGAGCAAACAGGTCGGATGAACCGTACCCTTGATAACCGTAGCGATCTCTATTCTTTGGGCGTAACCCTATATGAACTCCTCACCGATCAACTTCCTTTTACTGCTAACGATCCTGTCGAGTTAGTCCATTGCCATATTGCCAAAATCCCCATAGCACCATGCAGCATCAATCCTGAGATTCCCCAAGTCGTCTCGGATATTGTCATGAAACTATTGGCAAAAACAGCAGAAGATCGCTATCAAAGTGCTCAGGGTTTAAAAGCGGATTTAAACCTTTGTAAAAAACTATTGGAAACTAAAGGCGAAATTACCAATTTTGTACTAGGCACAGAGGATATTTCCGATAAGTTTCAAGTTTCCCAAAAACTCTATGGTCGAGAACTAGAAATTTGGCTATTACTAGCGGTATTTGAATGTCTGCGCTTTGGGAAAGCCGAAGTAATCATGGTCACGGGTTTCTCTGGCATTGGTAAATCCGCACTCGTTCACGAAATCTATAAGCCAATTACCAAACAAAGGGGGTACTTCATTTCAGGAAAGTTCGATCAGTTTCAACGTAATATTCCCTATAGTGCCGTTGTCAATGCCTTTCGCGACCTCGTCACACAATTGCTAACTGAAACTGAAAGCCAACTCCAAACATGGCGCGATCAATTACTGAATGCCTTGGGAAAAAATGCCCAAATTATTATTGATGTGATCCCTGAAGTAGAGAAGATCGTGGGCAAGCAATCCCCAGTATTGGAACTTCCGCCTACTGAAGCTCAGAATCGGTTCAATTTAGTTTTTCAGAACTTCGTACATGTTTTTACCAAACCCAACCATCCCCTCGTGATCTTTTTAGACGATCTCCAATGGGCTGATGCTGCCTCTTTAAAACTTTTAGAACTACTCGTCACTTCCACAGATAGTCAGTTTCTCTACATTATCGGAGCCTATCGTAATAATGAAGTCGATGCTATTCATCCCTTAAGGTTAACGCTCAATGAGATTGCAGCCACTGGAACTGCTATTAACGATATCGTCCTACTGCCCCTAGAGCAATCAGATGTGGATGAATTAGTTGCAGATACGCTCAAATGCGATCGCGAAACGATCAAACCACTATCTGAAATTGTCTTCCAAAAAACCGATGGTAATCCTTTTTTTATTAACGAATTTCTCAAATCCTTGTACGAAGGGGGATTAATCTATTTTGATTTAAAAAAACGAGTCTGGCAATGGAACTTAGACCAAATCCAGTCCGCAGATTTTACCGATAATGTGGTTGATTTGATGTTGGACAAAATCCAAAAGCTCACCCCCGACACTCAGAAAATGATTCAAATTGCTGCCTGTATTGGTAACCATTTTGATTCGCAAACCCTTGCGATCGCCACCGAAAGACCCCATCGGCTAGTGCTGCAAGATCTATTGCCAGTTTTAACTGAAGGATTAATCTTGCCGTTAACTAACAACTATAAATTTGCGATCGTTGACACCGAAAATGAGTTTTCTGAGGATTTTTTCATTGACTACAAATTTCTCCATGATCGGGTTCAACAGGCTGCCTATGTGATGATTCCTGAATCCGAGAAACAAGTTACCCATCTAAAAATTGGTCGGCAACTGTTCAAAAAAGTTTGCCATCACAAGGAAGAAAATGGCAAAAATTTAGCGATCGAAGAGGAAGCCTTTCGGATTGCCAATCACCTAAATATGGGTATGGGCTTAATTCGCGATCCTGAAGAACGCCTCGCCCTAGCAGAATTAAATCTGATCGCAGGCAAAAAAGCTAAAGATTCTAATGCCTATGCGGATGCCCAAAACTACCTAGCGATCGGTATTGGTCTATTACCAGACACAGCATGGGAAATTCACTATCCACTGACCCTAAAACTCTATGAGGCGGCAGCAGAATCAGCCTATTTGAATACTGACTTTGATGAGTGTCATCGCTTAGTCGATCGCATTATGCATCATGCCAATCATATTCTCGATACGATTAAGTCCTACAAGGTAAAGATTAATGCCTATACCGCCCAGAGAAAATTCCACGAAGTTCCCACAACCGTAAATTCGATCCTCATTCGTTTAGGTGAGCCGATTCCACCTTTTCCGAGTGAGTTGCAAGTTGGGATAGAACTGCTGCGAACAGAACTACGCACTCGCTTACGGGGAATTAAGGATTGGACAGCTTTACCAGCGATGACCGATCCCTACAAAATTGCGGCGGTCTATATTATGACTACCATCGCAACATCGGCGATTAATTTGAATCCTTTACTCGTGGGGATCGTAATTCTCCGTATTGTCAATTTGATCCTTCAATATGGAGTTTCACCAGATTCACTCATTATCGGTGCAGCCTATGGATTAATTCGCTGGGTTGCTTTTCAGGATATCGAAAGGAGCTATCGGATTGGTTTAGTTAGTTTACAATTAATCGAACAAAATCATGTTCGGGCTGGTTCTTCTTTATCTATATCAGCCTTTGAAGCTTGTCTGAGGCACTGGAAAGAACATCTCAGGGACTCTGTACCCAACTTACGCCAAGCCATCCAAATCGGTATTGAATTTGGAGAATATGAAGCGATTAGCTTTAGTGTATCGGCTTACTGTATGCATCGTTTTTTTGTCGGCGATCCTCTAGGGGTAGTTATTCAAGATTTTCAAAATTATGATGGTTTACTATTAAATAAAATCAAACAACCCCAGATCGTTGATCAGCACCGAGCTTGGCATCAGCTAGCCCTCAATTTTGTAGGATTAGGAGAAAATATGCCATTTCTGGTTGGTACAGCTATAGACGAGTTCGAGATGCTTCCCACTTTTTTGGCAGAAAAGAATGGAATTCCCAGTTACTATACCTGCACCGCTAAGGGCATGTCGCATTATTTCTTCTACGACTACAAAGAGGCAATCCCTGCTTTTGAACAAGCTATACCCTTCGCGAGATCAATTGTCAGTGCGTATGGATTTGCCCTCCATAATTTCTATCAATCCCTTGCTTGCTTAGGCTTGTGCAGAAGTTTGCCGAAATCTTCCCACCAAATTTATCTTAAGCAAGTTGCTAAAAACCAGAATAAAATGCGGCGCTGGGCAAAACATTGTCCGATGAACTTTCAACATAAATATGAGTTAGTAGAAGCAGAACGATACGCATTACTAGGTAAGCAAATCGAAGCAATGGCATACTACGATCGCGCTATTAAAGGGGCAAGAAAAAATGAGTATATTCAAGAAGAAGCTCTAGCCAATGAGAGGGCGGGTAAGTTCCATCTCCAATATGGTAGAGATAAAATTGCCCAAACTTATTTTATCGATGCTTCCTCTTGCTATCAAAGTTGGGGTGCGATCGCCAAGGTACAGCATTTACAAGTAAACTATTTACAATTTTTCAGTCACAGGTTTGCTGCGCATAAAGATGCACAGTTATTTGATAATCGCTACTCTAGTCTGAGTACAACGACAATGATGGCAAATAGATCGATGGAAATCGATTTAGCTTCAGTTGTGAAGACATTCCAAATTCTTTCCGATGAAATCGACTTAAAAAAGCTCCTCGCTAAACTCATGAAGATCTTGATTGAAAATGCTGGGGCGCAGGTTGGCTATCTCATCCTTGAAAGAGAAGAAGGACTAAAAATTGAAGCAATCGGCAATGCAGGTAGCGATGAAATCGAAGTACTAGGCTCTCGCTCTATGGAAAATGCTGTCCCCGTCTCAATCGTCAATTTTGTTGCCCGCACCTTAGAAAGTGTTGTGCTGGGTAATGCCACCCAAGAAGGCAAATTTACCAACGATGACTATATTCAACTGCATCAACCAAAATCATTACTATGTATGCCTTTAATCAATCAAGGTGAACTTGCGGGAATTCTCTATCTCGAAAATGATCTTGTTACCGAAGCATTTACCATTGATCGCCTCAAAGTCCTGACGCTGCTCTCTAGCCAAGCAGCGATCGCCATCAATAATGCCCGTTTGTATAGCAACCTTAAGCTCTTTAACGAAAATTTAGAACAACTAGTGAGCGATCGCACCCAAGAGCTATCCCAAGCTCTCACTAACCTCAAGGCAGCCCAAACAGAACTAGTCGAATCCGAAAAAATGGCGGCTTTAGGAGGACTAGTCGCAGGTATCGCCCACGAAATCAATACCCCCATTGGCATTGGTGTCACAGCAGCATCCCTAATTGCCGATAAAACTCAAAGTCTTACCAATGCGATTAAAAATGGCTCACTGAAGCGATCTGATCTCGAAAAATTTATGGATAGCCTCCAACAAAGCAGCATGATTGTTATGTCCAATTTAAATCGTGCTGCCGAACTGATTCAGAGCTTTAAGCAGGTCGCCGTTGATCAATCTAGTGAAGAAAGGCGATCGTTTAATCTCAAAGCCTACCTTGAAGAAGTTTTACTCAATCTTCAGCCAAAACTCAAACGGACAAAAATCAATGTGCAAATTGATTGTGCCGACAATATCATCCTTGACAGTTTTCCGGGTTTGATTTCCCAAATTACTACTAACTTAGTGATGAATTCCTTAATCCACGCCTACGATCCTAATGACAATGGGACAATTCTCTTTGTTATTTCTGAACAAAATCAGCGTCTCATCTTTGAATTTAGTGATGATGGTAAAGGTATTTCTTCGGATAACATTGGCAAAATTTTCGATCCGTTTTATACAACTAAACGTGGGCAAGGAGGCAGTGGTTTGGGTCTACACATTGTTTATAACCTTGTAACCCAAAAGCTCCAAGGTAGTATTACCTGTGAAAGTCAAGTTGGCGTGGGTACTAAATTTATCATTCAAATTCCTCTATGA